From Planctomycetota bacterium, a single genomic window includes:
- a CDS encoding family 16 glycosylhydrolase yields MFKLLIAICVIVVTAAAQAQELPGWKLTFDDEFNGDTLDVTKWTPADPWGRERNNELQAYVPEAITLKDGVLHIRADRGAAKYAGRMRQYTSGMMTTAMKFAQRYGRFEFRFRAPAGRGFWPAIWMLPNPPSWPPEIDVMELIGHEPDKVHMTHHWHDAEHRLRSDTAEWTGPDFSADFHTIAVEWTPTYIAWFIDGVERQRSTRSIPDTPMFILLNLAVGGDWPGPPDANTKFPSDFQIDYVRVYEKNEK; encoded by the coding sequence GTGTTCAAATTACTCATTGCAATCTGCGTCATCGTCGTCACCGCCGCCGCGCAGGCGCAGGAACTGCCCGGTTGGAAGTTGACGTTTGATGACGAGTTCAATGGCGACACGCTGGACGTGACAAAGTGGACGCCGGCGGATCCGTGGGGGCGCGAGCGGAACAATGAGCTACAGGCCTACGTGCCGGAGGCGATCACGCTCAAGGACGGCGTGCTGCACATCCGGGCGGATCGGGGCGCGGCGAAATACGCGGGGAGAATGCGGCAGTACACGTCGGGCATGATGACGACGGCGATGAAGTTCGCGCAGCGATATGGGCGGTTCGAGTTTCGATTTCGCGCGCCGGCGGGGCGAGGGTTCTGGCCGGCCATCTGGATGCTGCCCAATCCGCCGAGCTGGCCGCCGGAGATTGACGTGATGGAACTGATCGGGCATGAGCCGGACAAAGTGCATATGACGCATCACTGGCACGATGCGGAACATCGCCTGCGCTCCGACACCGCCGAGTGGACCGGCCCCGATTTCTCCGCGGACTTCCACACGATCGCCGTCGAGTGGACGCCAACGTATATCGCCTGGTTTATCGACGGCGTCGAACGCCAGCGGTCGACCAGGTCGATCCCCGACACGCCGATGTTCATTCTCCTGAACCTCGCTGTCGGCGGCGACTGGCCCGGACCGCCCGATGCCAACACGAAGTTCCCGAGCGATTTCCAGATCGACTACGTGCGCGTCTACGAAAAAAACGAGAAGTAG
- the shc gene encoding squalene--hopene cyclase has translation MSTGSFVNGPSRSTGDATLSGSVVAMDLSLRAHVEDALAGAVDELIRQQAPDGYWCAELEGDSILQSEYILLSWIVEREKDPRLPKIANYLRKQQRESDGAWIQYPGAKPDLSATVKAYFALKLIGDDVNAPHMVKARELIHTLGGAEKCNTYSKFYLAALGQMHYDNVPAVPPEMVLLPRWFYFHLDKVSAWSRTMIMPLSIVSSYRPVRQLPEPMGIMELYTSHDYRHRPVLELDQRLISWRNLFVAVDKGLKILEKIKLTPLRRKALKQIEEWILERTNHSHSDGLGAIFPPMVYIIIAFRCLGYDMNDPHVGRAYEQLDRLMIEDGDEIRFQPCFSPIWDSGIAAYALTEAGLKASHPAVKKVCDWLVAKECRDVVGDWKNNVRRDVPPSGWYFEFNNAYYPDVDDTAMVAMALHRAANGSAPEAAAAAKRGVNWILAMQNEDGGWAAFDRTISRPILEHIPFADHNAIQDPSCPDITGRTLECLGHHGFDPSHPVVQKAVKFLQFEQEPEGCWFGRWGVNYIYGTWQVVGGLRTVGVDMNQEWIQRAGKWLRGVQKPDGSFGESADSYEDPTLKGEGPSTASQTAWGAMAMMAVYGPQDAGVQRAIRWLTETQLPSGTWDEKWFTGTGFPRVFYLRYHLYRLYFPIMCMGRWKRAIEAV, from the coding sequence CCATGGATCTGAGTCTGCGAGCGCATGTCGAAGACGCTCTTGCCGGAGCGGTCGATGAACTGATCCGTCAGCAGGCGCCCGACGGGTACTGGTGCGCCGAACTCGAAGGTGATTCGATTCTCCAGAGCGAATACATCCTGCTCTCATGGATCGTCGAGCGCGAAAAGGACCCCCGCCTTCCCAAGATCGCCAACTACCTCCGCAAGCAACAGCGCGAAAGCGACGGGGCATGGATTCAGTACCCCGGCGCCAAGCCCGATCTTTCGGCGACTGTCAAAGCATACTTCGCCCTGAAGCTGATCGGCGACGACGTCAACGCGCCGCACATGGTCAAAGCCCGCGAGCTGATTCACACGCTCGGCGGCGCGGAAAAGTGCAATACCTACAGCAAGTTCTACCTGGCGGCGCTGGGGCAGATGCATTACGACAACGTCCCGGCCGTCCCGCCGGAGATGGTGCTCCTGCCCCGCTGGTTCTATTTCCACCTCGACAAAGTCTCGGCCTGGTCGCGCACGATGATCATGCCGCTGTCGATCGTGTCCAGCTACCGCCCGGTGCGGCAGCTTCCCGAGCCGATGGGCATCATGGAGCTGTACACGAGCCACGACTATCGCCATCGCCCCGTGCTCGAACTGGATCAGCGCCTGATCAGTTGGCGCAATCTGTTCGTCGCGGTGGACAAGGGCCTGAAGATTCTCGAGAAGATCAAGCTCACGCCGCTGCGCCGCAAGGCGCTCAAGCAGATCGAAGAGTGGATTCTGGAGCGTACGAATCACTCGCATTCGGACGGGCTGGGCGCGATTTTCCCGCCGATGGTGTACATCATCATCGCCTTCCGCTGCCTCGGGTACGACATGAACGACCCGCACGTCGGCCGGGCGTACGAGCAGCTTGACCGGCTGATGATCGAAGACGGCGACGAGATTCGCTTTCAGCCGTGCTTCTCGCCGATCTGGGACTCGGGCATCGCGGCATATGCGTTGACGGAGGCGGGGCTCAAGGCGAGTCACCCGGCCGTGAAGAAGGTCTGCGACTGGCTCGTCGCCAAGGAGTGCCGCGACGTCGTGGGCGACTGGAAGAACAACGTGCGGCGCGATGTGCCGCCGAGCGGGTGGTACTTCGAGTTCAACAATGCGTATTACCCGGACGTGGACGACACGGCGATGGTGGCGATGGCGCTGCACCGTGCGGCCAACGGGAGCGCCCCGGAAGCGGCGGCGGCGGCGAAGCGCGGCGTGAACTGGATACTCGCCATGCAGAACGAAGACGGCGGATGGGCCGCCTTCGATCGCACGATCAGCCGGCCGATCCTCGAGCACATCCCCTTCGCCGATCACAACGCCATTCAGGATCCGTCCTGTCCCGACATCACCGGGCGCACGCTCGAATGCCTCGGGCATCACGGATTCGACCCATCGCATCCGGTGGTGCAGAAGGCGGTCAAGTTCCTTCAGTTCGAGCAGGAGCCGGAGGGCTGCTGGTTCGGCCGCTGGGGCGTCAATTACATCTACGGGACATGGCAGGTCGTCGGCGGATTGCGGACGGTCGGTGTGGACATGAATCAGGAATGGATCCAGCGCGCGGGCAAATGGCTTCGCGGCGTGCAGAAGCCCGATGGCAGCTTCGGCGAGTCGGCCGACAGCTACGAAGACCCGACGCTCAAGGGCGAAGGCCCTTCGACCGCGTCGCAGACCGCATGGGGCGCGATGGCGATGATGGCCGTCTACGGCCCGCAGGACGCCGGCGTGCAGCGCGCCATCCGCTGGCTCACCGAAACGCAACTGCCCAGCGGTACGTGGGACGAAAAATGGTTCACCGGCACCGGCTTCCCCCGCGTCTTCTACCTCCGCTATCACCTCTACCGCCTCTACTTCCCCATCATGTGCATGGGTCGCTGGAAGCGGGCGATTGAAGCGGTGTGA